A single window of Toxotes jaculatrix isolate fToxJac2 chromosome 4, fToxJac2.pri, whole genome shotgun sequence DNA harbors:
- the pcm1 gene encoding pericentriolar material 1 protein isoform X8: MATGGTPLDDSSEELHNWTVTNSSLEDRLNNMDWGVQQKKANRSSEKNKKKLAAAVVESRLTNDISPESTPGAGRRRARTPHSFPHIKYTTQMSVPDQAELDKLRQRINFTDLDERSIGSDSQGRVTAANNQRQLAGENKKPYNFLPLHVNTNKSKELLPPSSSAPATPAITKETKKQSPGLRDTLTPVVPTKETPRLSHGGTERGPLLHRDYGRGEPRIDSSQVVSKLIQIREYISKASSMRDDLVEKNDVPANVERLSHLIDHLKEQEKSYLRFLQKMLARENEEDDVGTLDSAVGSSSLADSTSLNIEMRSSDASNAMDGRPEVVRADQKEELENLRKQHELLKKMLEQQEQLRALQGRQEALMAMQHSAEQALAVIEDTVVTETTGSVSGLSITSELNDELNDLIQRFHNQLHDSQTKAVPDNRRQAESLSLSREVCWSRAPQTVGPPQHRPLLHSASGPHTGLDTGATAASAKLTKLQELQDKKQTMDKILQELHSLRDQTLNNNSCRGLSTQCSLSMGGSSDCPSALCSNGASASTSFHPSLTQHQDSSNSTDKLKKLKEVHKRLNELRELVQYYEQTSDMMVDAVNENVKEDDDDEEEEEEDETEDGSMFEAMFDSEQENRQPVTNIRNPQRSGNWTDLNSLTNGRSVRSSGTNNRDSRLNTECEINNRSAANLRSLNIPSAIECQYNRDTPYNQVKDEDEDEDCLDNDAVAQAVTQDSEASGSSRRSSLGNDGGFPQKVHRQTAKQKLRQLQELVAMVQSDDTDGTTANEDETLHQQPNNTRATAARPLGGGSKNPGDLTLSSKAREKLYKEKLLQQKQELKQLHEERQRLIEIQGKIQDLQWACPDLQSSVSSTLSQQGLLKKVPVAVSTPATMPATMPATGPKTNSAVLKPTAPEAATSSVTDNEQLWSEMRRHQILREELRQRRKHLESLMAEHQRRSGLSDSPRRTDDQDSLATPSQPVSRDERTMATWGSTPCHLDDDDDDDDDDGDDDDDDNDEYHSEIGAEEEEEQEECAESSSDDDIHIYSSSRNQCSYSNRNNQGSNLKPPPAFAGEGSGHLHNKIKAKQQQQQQQSRSLNQSASQHGGTRRQENLRWASELSFAEGSCHWQEQVSQLQRQLDFSTSMCQTLLQDQQTLSYMLQTLLTGQYSLLPNNVSSPQVHLVMHQLNQCYTQLAWQQNNVQRLKQVLSDLLRQQQQQQQQQQPSSSASGWQTQKHGPSQESNSGPSASPGVFLPFSSTLHPSTNMSTAALSPFPPSFNLYPLFPPAMGEFPQGAVGHTAPDHQKQQLDPNTSIKTEYMSFPPPLQRSPLNTTTERGPAGWLNTSYTNNTVQHHPSKTQSQESPSSSPTFVNRHSRPQDFDQASQESFSSMPDPVDPTTITKTFKAGRKASAQANLASRSKTPNSKSRRRRSKGHNRNNEGHDSDSVSSTADFAQERAAPSRQKDQNQSLLDKLTQEKLDNKTKLGNKRNDLSSAYAWRTPFLSNRIACTEAPDASSDFSLFEALRETIYSEVATLISQNESRPHFLIELFHELQLLNTDYLRQRALYSLQDIVTRHLAEKSAAEDQLPPLGPVVWAAGSQSELTPSESLATSDAEVVEKNLKLTQDTMKKRDDAESVDNDSTMSTSSNLEPFANDDLGGATGDVRCPQIDTQQLDRQIKAIMTEVIPFLKENMDEVCSLQLLTSVRRMVLTLTQQNDESKEFVRFFHKQLGGILQDSLSKFVGRTLKDCGEDLLVEISEILFNELAFFRLMQDLDNSSSIALAAKHKNKKKAEQSSKAKHSLKDQDEAEQEGDSTLQELYLQTEMKNNRSSEASEVEEEDEDEGVGQGMPLSISLSKAETQPLTNYGSGEDENEEEEIEEFEAGPVDVQTSLQASADGQVEQEGTTASETLETKTEQRSSENNEVGTANSTGDEHTLAACQNPEEESKAEAAASEENTAVSQEGQEVPKESTTTSSPDTDSPVMINVDEMGSGNTSQKSDEEDFVKVDDLPLQLTVMCEEELQKRIVEEQQNNNLSVEILNGNTESLTGLVGNAEALKEPDTVGAQSV, from the exons AGGAGCATCGGCAGTGACTCCCAGGGGCGTGTCACAGCTGCCAACAACCAGCGCCAGTTAGCTGGAGAGAATAAGAAACCCTACAACTTCCTACCTCTGCATGTAAACACTAACAAAAGCAAGGaactgctccctccctcctcttcggCCCCAGCCACCCCAGCAATCACCAAGGAAACCAAGAAGCAGAGCCCAGGACTCAGAGATACGTTAACCCCTGTCGTTCCTACCAAGGAAACTCCAAGGCTCAGCCATGGTGGCACAGAGAGAGGGCCCTTGCTGCACAGAGATTATGGGAGAGGAGAGCCAAGAATAGACAGCAGCCAG GTGGTGAGCAAACTGATACAGATCCGGGAGTACATCAGTAAGGCCAGCTCCATGAGGGATGACCTGGTGGAGAAGAATGATGTGCCGGCCAACGTGGAGCGTCTTTCTCATCTCATCGACCACCTCAAGGAGCAGGAGAAGTCCTATTTGCGGTTCCTGCAGAAAATGCTG GCGCGGGAGAATGAGGAGGATGACGTGGGGACCCTGGACTCTGCAGTGGGCTCCAGTTCACTGGCAGATAGCACGTCTCTTAACATTGAGATGCGCTCTTCAGATGCCTCAAATGCAATG GATGGTAGGCCAGAAGTTGTACGTGCTGACCAGAAGGAAGAATTAGAGAATCTGCGTAAGCAGCACGAGCTGCTGAAGAAGAtgctggagcagcaggagcagctcaGGGCCCTGCAGGGCCGGCAGGAAGCTCTAATGGCCATGCAGCACAGTGCAGAACAGGCACTTGCTGTGATTGAAGACACTG tTGTCACAGAAACCACAGGCAGTGTTTCAGGCCTGAGCATCACATCAGAACTGAATGATGAGTTAAACGATTTGATCCAGCGGTTCCACAACCAGCTACATGACTCTCAG ACTAAAGCAGTGCCAGACAACCGTCGCCAAGCAGAGAGTCTTTCCCTCTCCAGAGAGGTGTGCTGGTCTAGGGCTCCCCAGACTGTTGGCCCACCTCAACACAGGCCACTCCTCCACTCTGCCTCTGGGCCACACACAGGGCTAGACACTGGAGCAACAGCGGCCAGTGCAAAACTCACCAAGCTCCAAGAACTCCAAGACAAAAAGCAAACCATGGATAAGATCCTGCAGGAGCTGCATTCACTCAGAGACCAGACTCTCAATAATAACTCAT GTCGTGGCTTGTCAACACAGTGCAGTCTGAGTATGGGAGGATCCTCAGATTGTccatctgctctctgctctAATGGGGCCTCAGCTTCCACTTCCTTTCATCCTTCACTCACACAACACCAGGACAGCTCTAACTCCACAGACAAGCTCAA GAAGCTAAAGGAGGTCCACAAGCGTTTGAATGAGCTGCGGGAGTTAGTTCAGTACTATGAGCAGACTTCTGATATGATGGTGGATGCGGTCAATGAGAATGTgaaagaggatgatgatgatgaagaggaggaggaagaagatgagaCAGAGGACGGCTCTATGTTTGAGGCCATGTTTGACTCTGAGCAGGAGAACCGCCAGCCTGTAACTAACATCAG AAACCCTCAGCGCAGTGGGAACTGGACAGACCTGAACAGCCTGACAAACGGGCGCAGTGTCAGGAGTAGTGGCACTAACAACCGGGACAGCAGACTCAACACTGAGTGTGAAATCAACAACCGTTCAGCAGCCAACCTTCGCAGCCTCAACATCCCCTCAGCCATAG AGTGTCAGTACAACAGGGACACACCTTATAATCAAGTGAAGGAcgaggatgaagatgaggactgTCTTGACAATGATGCAGTGGCACAGGCTGTGACTCAAGACAGTGAGGCATCGGGGtccagcaggaggagcagcctgGGGAACGATGGAGGTTTTCCCCAAAAGGTTCATCGACAGACAGCGAAGCAGAAACTACGGCAGCTGCAGGAACTGGTGGCCATGGTTCAG AGTGATGACACAGATGGTACAACAGCTAATGAGGATGAAACTTTACACCAACAACCAAATAATACCAGAGCTACTGCAGCTAGGCCACTTGGGGGTGGATCTAAGAATCCCGGAGACCTAACCCTCTCCAGCAAGGCCAG GGAGAAGTTATACAAGGAGAAACTTCTTCAGCAGAAACAGGAATTGAAGCAGCTCCATGAAGAGCGCCAGAGACTCATTGAAATTCAAGGCAAGATCCAGGACTTGCAGTGGGCTTGCCCTGACCTCCAG TCATCAGTGTCTAGCACATTGAGTCAGCAGGGTTTGCTCAAAAAGGTCCCAGTTGCAGTTTCCACTCCGGCCACTATGCCGGCCACTATGCCGGCCACTGGACCAAAAACCAACTCGGCTGTGCTCAAACCCACTGCTCCAGAAGCAGCTACTTCTTCAGTCACTGACAATGAG CAGCTTTGGTCAGAGATGCGTCGCCACCAGATCCTACGGGAAGAACTGCGCCAACGCAGAAAGCACTTAGAGTCCTTGATGGCTGAACACCAGAGGCGCAGCGGTCTCAGTGACTCTCCCCGTCGGACTGATGACCAAGATAGCCTTGCTACACCCTCACAACCTGTCAGTAGGGATGAAAG GACAATGGCAACCTGGGGTTCCACTCCCTGCCaccttgatgatgatgatgatgatgatgatgatgatggtgatgatgacgacgacgacAATGATGAGTATCACTCAGAGATCGGcgctgaggaggaagaggagcaggaagaaTGTGCAGAGAGCAGCTCTGATGATGACATCCACATCTACTCTTCAAGCAGGAACCAGTGCTCATACAGTAACAGGAATAATCAAGGAAG taACCTGAAGCCTCCACCAGCCTTTGCAGGTGAGGGTAGTGGACATCTTCATAACAAGATCAAggccaagcagcagcagcagcagcagcagtccagAAGTTTGAACCAGTCTGCGAGCCAGCATGGTGGTACACGACGGCAAGAAAACCTGCGCTGGGCTTCAGAACTTTCCTTTGCTGAGGGCTCATGCCACTGGCAGGAACAGGTCAGCCAGTTGCAGAGACAGCTGGACTTCAGCACCAGCATGTGTCAAACACTCCTTCAGGACCAGCAG ACACTGTCATACATGTTGCAAACACTGCTGACAGGTCAGTACAGCTTGCTACCCAACAACGTGTCATCACCACAGGTCCACCTGGTCATGCACCAACTCAACCAGTGTTACACCCAGCTGGCTTGGCAGCAAAACAACGTACAAAG ACTAAAGCAGGTCCTAAGCGACCTACTtcgccagcagcagcagcagcaacaacagcagcagccttcctCTTCAGCATCAGGTTGGCAAACACAGAAGCACGGCCCATCCCAGGAATCCAACTCTGGTCCCTCAGCCTCTCCTGGTGtcttcctccccttctcctctaCCCTGCATCCTTCAACAAACATGTCAACAGCTGCCTTATCCCCGTTCCCTCCCA GCTTTAACTTGTATCCACTGTTCCCTCCTGCCATGGGTGAGTTCCCTCAGGGTGCGGTAGGTCATACTGCACCTGACCACCAGAAGCAGCAATTAGACCCGAACACCTCTATCAAAACGGAGTACATGAGTTTCCCCCCTCCACTGCAGCGCTCTCCTCttaacacaacaacagaaagagG ACCAGCTGGCTGGCTTAACACTTCCTACACAAACAACACCGTCCAGCATCACCCAtctaaaacacaatcacaagagtcgccctcctcctcccctacTTTTGTGAACCGCCACTCCAGACCTCAAGACTTTGACCAGGCTTCACAGGAAAGCTTCAGCAGCATGCCCGATCCTGTTGACCCCACCACCATAACAAAGACTTTCAAAGCTGGTCGTAAGGCCTCTGCACAAGCCAACCTAGCCTCCCGAAGCAAGACTCCCAACTCTAAGAGTCGTCGCAGAAGGAGCAAAGGGCACAACAGGAACAATGAAG gccacgacagtgacagtgttaGCAGCACTGCAGACTTTGCCCAGGAGAGGGCAGCCCCTTCTCGTCAGAAGGATCAGAATCAGAGTCTGCTGGACAAGCTAACTCAAGAGAAACTAGACAACAAGACTAAGCTTGGGAATAAAAGAAATGACCTCTCCTCCG CGTATGCTTGGAGAACACCCTTCCTCTCTAACAGAATTGCATGCACAGAAGCACCAG ATGCAAGcagtgacttctctctgttcgAGGCTCTGAGGGAGACGATTTATTCTGAGGTGGCTACCTTGATATCACAGAATGAGTCCCGACCTCACTTTCTCATCGAGCTCTTccatgagctgcagctgctcaacACAGACTACTTACGGCAGAGGGCACTCTATTCCCTCCAG GATATAGTGACCAGGCACCTGGCAGAGAAGAGTGCAGCTGAGGACCAGCTGCCTCCTCTTGGTCCTGTGGTGTGGGCTGCAGGTTCTCAGTCTGAGCTGACACCCAGTGAGAGTCTGGCTACTAGTGATGCA gaggtggtggagaaaAACTTGAAGCTCACACAGGACACAATGAAGAAGAGGGATGATGCAGAATCTGTGGACAATGACAGCACCATGTCAACCTCCTCCAACCTGGAGCCATTTGCTAATGATGACCTGG GGGGTGCGACTGGTGACGTGCGCTGTCCTCAGATTGACACGCAGCAGTTGGATCGTCAGATCAAAGCCATCATGACAGAAGTCATACCCTTCCTTAAG GAGAACATGGATGAGGTGTGCTCCCTCCAGCTGTTGACATCTGTGCGGCGCATGGTTCTTACTCTCACACAACAAAATGATGAAAGCAAGGAGTTTGTCCGCTTTTTCCACAAACAGCTGGGAGGCATCCTGCAG GACTCTCTTAGCAAATTTGTTGGCCGCACTCTGAAGGACTGTGGAGAGGACCTTCTGGTGGAAATCTCAGAGATCCTTTTCAATGAACTGGCCTTTTTTAGGCTCATGCAGGATttggacaacagcagcagcatcgcTTTGGCagccaaacacaaaaataagaaGAAGGCTGAACAATCCAGTAAAGCAAAACACAGTCTCAAG GACCAAGATGAGGCTGAGCAGGAAGGTGATTCTACGCTCCAGGAGCTCtacctgcagacagagatgaagaacaACAGGAGCAGTGAAGCTTCAGAGGttgaagaggaagatgaggatgaagggGTTGGACAGGGAATGCCTCTGTCAATCA gtctctccaaaGCAGAGACTCAGCCCCTGACAAACTATGGCAGTGGGGAGGAtgagaatgaggaggaggaaatcgAGGAGTTTGAGGCCGGACCTGTTGATGTCCAAACTTCCTTGCAGGCTTCTGCTGATGGACAGGTAGAGCAGGAG GGGACAACAGCCAGTGAAACCCTggagacaaaaactgaacagaggAGTTCAGAGAATAATGAGG TTGGGACCGCGAATTCCACAGGAGATGAACATACCTTAGCGGCGTGCCAGAATCCAGAGGAGGAGAGTaaagctgaggctgctgcttcAGAAGAAAACACTGCGGTCTCTCAGGAAGGCCAGGAAGTCCCCAAGGAGTCAACCACTACCAGCAGTCcggacacagactcaccagtCATGATCAACGTAGAT GAGATGGGGTCAGGTAACACTAGTCAGAAGTCTGATGAGGAAGACTTTGTGAAGGTGGATGACTTGCCATTGCAGCTTACAGTCATGTGTGAG GAGGAGCTTCAGAAGAGAAtagtggaggagcagcagaataACAACCTGTCTGTGGAGATCCTTAATGGGAACACTGAATCGCTGACTGGGCTGGtgggaaatgcagaagcactgAAGGAACCAG acaCCGTTGGTGCCCAGAGTGTGTAA